One segment of Rosa chinensis cultivar Old Blush chromosome 6, RchiOBHm-V2, whole genome shotgun sequence DNA contains the following:
- the LOC112173784 gene encoding CO(2)-response secreted protease isoform X2 produces the protein MGMAGISIFLTFVVLFLTSIKASTDQTSNSSRVYIVYMGSAAPNSLTSTTASLRTDHARLLTSLSRRHGFAGFAARLSEEEAQSMAQKPGVISVFPDHLLKLHTTHSWDFLKYQTELEIDSFPNSISENDDGAADDTAPDSNGSDTIIGILDTGIWPESESFNDKDMGPIPSRWKGACMKGPDFTSSSCNRKLIGARFYNSSDLITDNDSPRDLVGHGTHVAGTASGSFVPGASYYGLAAGTAKGGSPGSRIAMYKVCTAEGCYGSAILAAFDDAISDGVDVLSLSLGSSSYQPELSSDPIAIGAFHAVEQGIIVVSSAGNDGPNRETVANFAPWLLTVAASTIDRNFESNVVLGGNKVIKGEGINFSSLQKVPVYPLIYAPSAKTADAEEPEARNCDRHSLDEKMIKGKIVICDTDVPFYTTDNQIEAVKSLGGIGVIFNRDDHIGIIADTYGAVPATAISLKDAKDIFSYINSSRNPVATILPTETVTKYKPAPTVAYFSSRGPSVATNNILKPDIAAPGVDILAAWTGNDTVVTPSGKEAPKFNVLSGTSMACPHVSGIAATVKSQNPTWSPSAIRSAIMTTATRINNLKTPITTDSSSIATPYDYGAGEVTVTGPLHPGLVYETDTVDYLNYLCYYGFDTSKLKTIARTAPIGFACSKDSKADYISNINYPSIAISKFNGKESRNISRKVTNVAGDGEVVFTAIVDTPSGLSVKVIPDKLHFSKNNQKLSYQMVFSSTTSVPKEDMFGSLTWSNGKYKVRSPFVVSV, from the exons ATGGGCATGGCAGGCATCTCAATTTTCTTGACATTTGTGGTTCTCTTCCTTACTAGTATTAAAGCTAGCACTGATCAGACGAGCAACAGCAGCCGAGTTTATATTGTGTACATGGGATCTGCAGCTCCAAACTCTTTAACCAGCACTACAGCTTCCTTGAGGACTGACCATGCTCGTCTCCTTACTTCTCTGTCGAGACG GCATGGTTTCGCAGGATTCGCGGCTCGGCTATCAGAGGAGGAGGCACAGTCGATGGCTCAAAAACCTGGAGTTATATCTGTTTTTCCTGATCACTTACTGAAACTCCACACCACTCATTCCTGGGATTTCCTCAAGTATCAGACTGAGTTAGAAATCGACTCATTTCCTAACAGCATCTCCGAGAATGATGATGGTGCTGCTGATGACACAGCACCGGACTCTAATGGATCTGACACCATTATCGGCATTTTAGACACAG GTATTTGGCCGGAGTCGGAGAGTTTTAATGACAAGGATATGGGTCCGATTCCATCAAGGTGGAAGGGAGCATGCATGAAAGGACCTGATTTTACTTCATCCAGCTGTAATAG GAAGTTAATAGGAGCAAGATTTTACAACTCCAGCGATCTAATCACAGACAACGATTCACCAAGGGATTTAGTGGGGCATGGTACGCATGTTGCAGGCACAGCGTCAGGGAGTTTTGTACCGGGTGCATCCTACTATGGCTTAGCTGCTGGGACAGCCAAGGGAGGCTCCCCAGGTTCAAGGATCGCCATGTATAAAGTATGCACAGCAGAGGGTTGCTATGGATCGGCAATTTTAGCAGCATTCGATGACGCTATCAGTGATGGGGTGGATGTTCTATCTCTGTCCCTTGGTTCGTCAAGTTATCAGCCGGAGCTGAGCAGTGACCCCATTGCAATAGGAGCTTTCCATGCAGTGGAGCAGGGGATTATAGTCGTGTCCTCGGCAGGGAATGATGGACCGAACCGCGAAACAGTTGCGAACTTTGCGCCTTGGCTATTGACTGTTGCTGCCTCTACCATTGACCGGAACTTTGAGTCTAATGTGGTCTTGGGGGGGAACAAAGTGATCAAG GGAGAAGGCATAAATTTTTCTAGTCTCCAGAAAGTTCCTGTGTACCCACTGATATATGCACCATCTGCCAAGACAGCAGACGCTGAGGAACCCGAAGCAAG AAACTGCGACAGACATTCATTGGACGAAAAAATGATCAAGGGAAAGATTGTAATCTGCGACACAGATGTTCCTTTTTATACTACTGACAACCAAATAGAGGCCGTGAAGAGTCTTGGTGGAATAGGTGTAATTTTTAACAGGGATGATCATATCGGGATAATAGCAGACACATATGGAGCAGTTCCTGCAACCGCGATCAGTTTAAAGGATGCCAAAGATATCTTCTCCTATATCAACTCATCCAG AAACCCAGTTGCAACAATCTTACCAACAGAGACTGTGACAAAGTATAAACCAGCGCCCACGGTTGCATATTTTTCATCCAGGGGCCCTTCAGTTGCCACAAATAACATACTCAAG CCTGATATTGCAGCTCCTGGCGTGGACATTCTTGCAGCTTGGACGGGCAATGACACGGTGGTTACTCCATCTGGAAAAGAGGCCCCAAAATTCAATGTGCTCTCAGGGACTTCAATGGCATGCCCACATGTTTCTGGGATAGCAGCAACCgtcaaatctcaaaaccccacATGGAGTCCATCAGCCATCAGATCAGCCATCATGACAACAG CAACTCGAATAAACAATTTGAAAACCCCAATCACTACAGATTCAAGTTCAATAGCCACACCATACGATTATGGTGCGGGGGAAGTAACAGTAACCGGACCGCTACATCCAGGTCTGGTATATGAAACTGACACCGTTGACTACTTGAACTACCTCTGCTATTATGGGTTTGATAcatccaaactcaaaaccatcgCTAGAACTGCTCCAATAGGTTTTGCTTGCTCCAAAGACTCCAAGGCTGATTACATATCCAACATCAACTACCCATCAATAGCAATTTCCAAATTCAATGGAAAAGAAAGCAGGAATATAAGCAGGAAGGTTACAAATGTTGCAGGAGATGGTGAAGTGGTTTTCACAGCGATCGTGGATACACCTAGTGGTCTAAGCGTCAAAGTGATTCCTGATAAACTACATTTTTCAAAGAACAACCAGAAGCTCAGTTATCAAATGGTTTTCTCTTCAACCACATCTGTTCCCAAGGAAGACATGTTTGGGTCTCTTACATGGAGCAATGGAAAGTATAAAGTCCGAAGTCCATTTGTTGTAAGTGTTTGA
- the LOC112173784 gene encoding CO(2)-response secreted protease isoform X3: MLVSLLLCRDGFAARLSEEEAQSMAQKPGVISVFPDHLLKLHTTHSWDFLKYQTELEIDSFPNSISENDDGAADDTAPDSNGSDTIIGILDTGIWPESESFNDKDMGPIPSRWKGACMKGPDFTSSSCNRKLIGARFYNSSDLITDNDSPRDLVGHGTHVAGTASGSFVPGASYYGLAAGTAKGGSPGSRIAMYKVCTAEGCYGSAILAAFDDAISDGVDVLSLSLGSSSYQPELSSDPIAIGAFHAVEQGIIVVSSAGNDGPNRETVANFAPWLLTVAASTIDRNFESNVVLGGNKVIKGEGINFSSLQKVPVYPLIYAPSAKTADAEEPEARNCDRHSLDEKMIKGKIVICDTDVPFYTTDNQIEAVKSLGGIGVIFNRDDHIGIIADTYGAVPATAISLKDAKDIFSYINSSRNPVATILPTETVTKYKPAPTVAYFSSRGPSVATNNILKPDIAAPGVDILAAWTGNDTVVTPSGKEAPKFNVLSGTSMACPHVSGIAATVKSQNPTWSPSAIRSAIMTTATRINNLKTPITTDSSSIATPYDYGAGEVTVTGPLHPGLVYETDTVDYLNYLCYYGFDTSKLKTIARTAPIGFACSKDSKADYISNINYPSIAISKFNGKESRNISRKVTNVAGDGEVVFTAIVDTPSGLSVKVIPDKLHFSKNNQKLSYQMVFSSTTSVPKEDMFGSLTWSNGKYKVRSPFVVSV, encoded by the exons ATGCTCGTCTCCTTACTTCTCTGTCGAGACG GATTCGCGGCTCGGCTATCAGAGGAGGAGGCACAGTCGATGGCTCAAAAACCTGGAGTTATATCTGTTTTTCCTGATCACTTACTGAAACTCCACACCACTCATTCCTGGGATTTCCTCAAGTATCAGACTGAGTTAGAAATCGACTCATTTCCTAACAGCATCTCCGAGAATGATGATGGTGCTGCTGATGACACAGCACCGGACTCTAATGGATCTGACACCATTATCGGCATTTTAGACACAG GTATTTGGCCGGAGTCGGAGAGTTTTAATGACAAGGATATGGGTCCGATTCCATCAAGGTGGAAGGGAGCATGCATGAAAGGACCTGATTTTACTTCATCCAGCTGTAATAG GAAGTTAATAGGAGCAAGATTTTACAACTCCAGCGATCTAATCACAGACAACGATTCACCAAGGGATTTAGTGGGGCATGGTACGCATGTTGCAGGCACAGCGTCAGGGAGTTTTGTACCGGGTGCATCCTACTATGGCTTAGCTGCTGGGACAGCCAAGGGAGGCTCCCCAGGTTCAAGGATCGCCATGTATAAAGTATGCACAGCAGAGGGTTGCTATGGATCGGCAATTTTAGCAGCATTCGATGACGCTATCAGTGATGGGGTGGATGTTCTATCTCTGTCCCTTGGTTCGTCAAGTTATCAGCCGGAGCTGAGCAGTGACCCCATTGCAATAGGAGCTTTCCATGCAGTGGAGCAGGGGATTATAGTCGTGTCCTCGGCAGGGAATGATGGACCGAACCGCGAAACAGTTGCGAACTTTGCGCCTTGGCTATTGACTGTTGCTGCCTCTACCATTGACCGGAACTTTGAGTCTAATGTGGTCTTGGGGGGGAACAAAGTGATCAAG GGAGAAGGCATAAATTTTTCTAGTCTCCAGAAAGTTCCTGTGTACCCACTGATATATGCACCATCTGCCAAGACAGCAGACGCTGAGGAACCCGAAGCAAG AAACTGCGACAGACATTCATTGGACGAAAAAATGATCAAGGGAAAGATTGTAATCTGCGACACAGATGTTCCTTTTTATACTACTGACAACCAAATAGAGGCCGTGAAGAGTCTTGGTGGAATAGGTGTAATTTTTAACAGGGATGATCATATCGGGATAATAGCAGACACATATGGAGCAGTTCCTGCAACCGCGATCAGTTTAAAGGATGCCAAAGATATCTTCTCCTATATCAACTCATCCAG AAACCCAGTTGCAACAATCTTACCAACAGAGACTGTGACAAAGTATAAACCAGCGCCCACGGTTGCATATTTTTCATCCAGGGGCCCTTCAGTTGCCACAAATAACATACTCAAG CCTGATATTGCAGCTCCTGGCGTGGACATTCTTGCAGCTTGGACGGGCAATGACACGGTGGTTACTCCATCTGGAAAAGAGGCCCCAAAATTCAATGTGCTCTCAGGGACTTCAATGGCATGCCCACATGTTTCTGGGATAGCAGCAACCgtcaaatctcaaaaccccacATGGAGTCCATCAGCCATCAGATCAGCCATCATGACAACAG CAACTCGAATAAACAATTTGAAAACCCCAATCACTACAGATTCAAGTTCAATAGCCACACCATACGATTATGGTGCGGGGGAAGTAACAGTAACCGGACCGCTACATCCAGGTCTGGTATATGAAACTGACACCGTTGACTACTTGAACTACCTCTGCTATTATGGGTTTGATAcatccaaactcaaaaccatcgCTAGAACTGCTCCAATAGGTTTTGCTTGCTCCAAAGACTCCAAGGCTGATTACATATCCAACATCAACTACCCATCAATAGCAATTTCCAAATTCAATGGAAAAGAAAGCAGGAATATAAGCAGGAAGGTTACAAATGTTGCAGGAGATGGTGAAGTGGTTTTCACAGCGATCGTGGATACACCTAGTGGTCTAAGCGTCAAAGTGATTCCTGATAAACTACATTTTTCAAAGAACAACCAGAAGCTCAGTTATCAAATGGTTTTCTCTTCAACCACATCTGTTCCCAAGGAAGACATGTTTGGGTCTCTTACATGGAGCAATGGAAAGTATAAAGTCCGAAGTCCATTTGTTGTAAGTGTTTGA
- the LOC112173784 gene encoding CO(2)-response secreted protease isoform X1 has protein sequence MGMAGISIFLTFVVLFLTSIKASTDQTSNSSRVYIVYMGSAAPNSLTSTTASLRTDHARLLTSLSRRKANALVHIYRHGFAGFAARLSEEEAQSMAQKPGVISVFPDHLLKLHTTHSWDFLKYQTELEIDSFPNSISENDDGAADDTAPDSNGSDTIIGILDTGIWPESESFNDKDMGPIPSRWKGACMKGPDFTSSSCNRKLIGARFYNSSDLITDNDSPRDLVGHGTHVAGTASGSFVPGASYYGLAAGTAKGGSPGSRIAMYKVCTAEGCYGSAILAAFDDAISDGVDVLSLSLGSSSYQPELSSDPIAIGAFHAVEQGIIVVSSAGNDGPNRETVANFAPWLLTVAASTIDRNFESNVVLGGNKVIKGEGINFSSLQKVPVYPLIYAPSAKTADAEEPEARNCDRHSLDEKMIKGKIVICDTDVPFYTTDNQIEAVKSLGGIGVIFNRDDHIGIIADTYGAVPATAISLKDAKDIFSYINSSRNPVATILPTETVTKYKPAPTVAYFSSRGPSVATNNILKPDIAAPGVDILAAWTGNDTVVTPSGKEAPKFNVLSGTSMACPHVSGIAATVKSQNPTWSPSAIRSAIMTTATRINNLKTPITTDSSSIATPYDYGAGEVTVTGPLHPGLVYETDTVDYLNYLCYYGFDTSKLKTIARTAPIGFACSKDSKADYISNINYPSIAISKFNGKESRNISRKVTNVAGDGEVVFTAIVDTPSGLSVKVIPDKLHFSKNNQKLSYQMVFSSTTSVPKEDMFGSLTWSNGKYKVRSPFVVSV, from the exons ATGGGCATGGCAGGCATCTCAATTTTCTTGACATTTGTGGTTCTCTTCCTTACTAGTATTAAAGCTAGCACTGATCAGACGAGCAACAGCAGCCGAGTTTATATTGTGTACATGGGATCTGCAGCTCCAAACTCTTTAACCAGCACTACAGCTTCCTTGAGGACTGACCATGCTCGTCTCCTTACTTCTCTGTCGAGACG GAAAGCAAATGCGTTGGTTCACATTTATAGGCATGGTTTCGCAGGATTCGCGGCTCGGCTATCAGAGGAGGAGGCACAGTCGATGGCTCAAAAACCTGGAGTTATATCTGTTTTTCCTGATCACTTACTGAAACTCCACACCACTCATTCCTGGGATTTCCTCAAGTATCAGACTGAGTTAGAAATCGACTCATTTCCTAACAGCATCTCCGAGAATGATGATGGTGCTGCTGATGACACAGCACCGGACTCTAATGGATCTGACACCATTATCGGCATTTTAGACACAG GTATTTGGCCGGAGTCGGAGAGTTTTAATGACAAGGATATGGGTCCGATTCCATCAAGGTGGAAGGGAGCATGCATGAAAGGACCTGATTTTACTTCATCCAGCTGTAATAG GAAGTTAATAGGAGCAAGATTTTACAACTCCAGCGATCTAATCACAGACAACGATTCACCAAGGGATTTAGTGGGGCATGGTACGCATGTTGCAGGCACAGCGTCAGGGAGTTTTGTACCGGGTGCATCCTACTATGGCTTAGCTGCTGGGACAGCCAAGGGAGGCTCCCCAGGTTCAAGGATCGCCATGTATAAAGTATGCACAGCAGAGGGTTGCTATGGATCGGCAATTTTAGCAGCATTCGATGACGCTATCAGTGATGGGGTGGATGTTCTATCTCTGTCCCTTGGTTCGTCAAGTTATCAGCCGGAGCTGAGCAGTGACCCCATTGCAATAGGAGCTTTCCATGCAGTGGAGCAGGGGATTATAGTCGTGTCCTCGGCAGGGAATGATGGACCGAACCGCGAAACAGTTGCGAACTTTGCGCCTTGGCTATTGACTGTTGCTGCCTCTACCATTGACCGGAACTTTGAGTCTAATGTGGTCTTGGGGGGGAACAAAGTGATCAAG GGAGAAGGCATAAATTTTTCTAGTCTCCAGAAAGTTCCTGTGTACCCACTGATATATGCACCATCTGCCAAGACAGCAGACGCTGAGGAACCCGAAGCAAG AAACTGCGACAGACATTCATTGGACGAAAAAATGATCAAGGGAAAGATTGTAATCTGCGACACAGATGTTCCTTTTTATACTACTGACAACCAAATAGAGGCCGTGAAGAGTCTTGGTGGAATAGGTGTAATTTTTAACAGGGATGATCATATCGGGATAATAGCAGACACATATGGAGCAGTTCCTGCAACCGCGATCAGTTTAAAGGATGCCAAAGATATCTTCTCCTATATCAACTCATCCAG AAACCCAGTTGCAACAATCTTACCAACAGAGACTGTGACAAAGTATAAACCAGCGCCCACGGTTGCATATTTTTCATCCAGGGGCCCTTCAGTTGCCACAAATAACATACTCAAG CCTGATATTGCAGCTCCTGGCGTGGACATTCTTGCAGCTTGGACGGGCAATGACACGGTGGTTACTCCATCTGGAAAAGAGGCCCCAAAATTCAATGTGCTCTCAGGGACTTCAATGGCATGCCCACATGTTTCTGGGATAGCAGCAACCgtcaaatctcaaaaccccacATGGAGTCCATCAGCCATCAGATCAGCCATCATGACAACAG CAACTCGAATAAACAATTTGAAAACCCCAATCACTACAGATTCAAGTTCAATAGCCACACCATACGATTATGGTGCGGGGGAAGTAACAGTAACCGGACCGCTACATCCAGGTCTGGTATATGAAACTGACACCGTTGACTACTTGAACTACCTCTGCTATTATGGGTTTGATAcatccaaactcaaaaccatcgCTAGAACTGCTCCAATAGGTTTTGCTTGCTCCAAAGACTCCAAGGCTGATTACATATCCAACATCAACTACCCATCAATAGCAATTTCCAAATTCAATGGAAAAGAAAGCAGGAATATAAGCAGGAAGGTTACAAATGTTGCAGGAGATGGTGAAGTGGTTTTCACAGCGATCGTGGATACACCTAGTGGTCTAAGCGTCAAAGTGATTCCTGATAAACTACATTTTTCAAAGAACAACCAGAAGCTCAGTTATCAAATGGTTTTCTCTTCAACCACATCTGTTCCCAAGGAAGACATGTTTGGGTCTCTTACATGGAGCAATGGAAAGTATAAAGTCCGAAGTCCATTTGTTGTAAGTGTTTGA